One genomic segment of Protaetiibacter intestinalis includes these proteins:
- the ettA gene encoding energy-dependent translational throttle protein EttA, with the protein MAEYIYSMVRARKSVGEKLILDDVTMAFLPGAKIGMVGPNGAGKSTILKIMAGLDTPSNGEAKLTPGYSVGILMQEPELDETKTVLENIQEGIAIKAKLDRFNEISAAMSDPDADFDSLLAEMGVLQEEIDAADGWDLDSQLEQAMDALRTPPPDAPVKNLSGGEKRRVALAKLLLQKPDLLLLDEPTNHLDAESVLWLEQHLQKYPGAVIAITHDRYFLDNVAQWIAEVDRGHLYPYEGNYSTYLEKKAQRLEVQGKKDAKLAKRLADELDWVRSNTKGRQAKSKARLARYEEMAAEADRTRKLDFDEIQIPPGPRLGNVVIEAKKLKKGFGDRVLIDGLSFTLPPNGIVGVIGPNGVGKTTLFKTIVGLEPLDGGDLKIGETVKISYVDQTRSNIDPNKTLWEVVSDGLDIIVVGKTEIPSRAYVSKFGFKGPDQQKKAGVLSGGERNRLNLALTLKEGGNLLLLDEPTNDLDVETLQSLENALLEFPGCAVVITHDRWFLDRIATHILAYEGTEENPSEWYWFEGNFEAYEQNKIERLGPEAAKPHRSVYRKLTRD; encoded by the coding sequence ATGGCTGAGTACATCTACTCCATGGTGCGCGCCCGCAAGTCGGTCGGCGAGAAGCTCATCCTCGACGACGTCACGATGGCGTTCCTGCCGGGAGCCAAGATCGGCATGGTCGGCCCGAACGGCGCCGGCAAGTCGACGATCCTGAAGATCATGGCGGGGCTCGACACCCCCTCCAACGGCGAGGCGAAGCTCACCCCCGGGTACTCGGTCGGCATCCTCATGCAGGAGCCCGAGCTCGACGAGACCAAGACCGTGCTCGAGAACATCCAGGAGGGCATCGCGATCAAGGCGAAGCTCGACCGCTTCAACGAGATCTCGGCGGCCATGAGCGACCCGGATGCCGACTTCGACTCCCTGCTCGCCGAGATGGGCGTGCTGCAGGAGGAGATCGACGCCGCCGACGGGTGGGACCTCGACTCCCAGCTCGAGCAGGCGATGGACGCCCTGCGCACCCCGCCGCCGGACGCGCCCGTGAAGAACCTGTCGGGTGGTGAGAAGCGCCGCGTCGCCCTCGCGAAGCTGCTGCTGCAGAAGCCCGACCTGCTGCTGCTCGACGAGCCCACCAACCACCTCGACGCCGAGAGCGTGCTGTGGCTCGAGCAGCACCTGCAGAAGTACCCAGGCGCGGTCATCGCGATCACCCACGACCGGTACTTCCTCGACAACGTCGCCCAGTGGATCGCCGAGGTCGACCGCGGTCACCTCTACCCCTACGAGGGCAACTACTCGACCTACCTGGAGAAGAAGGCCCAGCGCCTCGAGGTGCAGGGCAAGAAGGACGCCAAGCTCGCCAAGCGCCTCGCCGACGAGCTCGACTGGGTGCGCTCGAACACGAAGGGTCGCCAGGCGAAGTCGAAGGCGCGTCTGGCCCGCTACGAGGAGATGGCGGCGGAGGCCGACCGCACCCGCAAGCTCGACTTCGACGAGATCCAGATCCCGCCGGGGCCGCGCCTCGGCAACGTCGTCATCGAGGCGAAGAAGCTCAAGAAGGGCTTCGGCGACCGGGTGCTCATCGACGGGCTCAGCTTCACGCTGCCGCCGAACGGCATCGTCGGCGTGATCGGCCCGAACGGCGTCGGCAAGACCACCCTGTTCAAGACGATCGTCGGCCTCGAGCCGCTCGACGGCGGCGACCTGAAGATCGGCGAGACCGTCAAGATCAGCTACGTCGACCAGACCCGCTCGAACATCGACCCCAACAAGACGCTGTGGGAGGTGGTCTCGGACGGCCTCGACATCATCGTGGTCGGCAAGACCGAGATCCCGAGCCGCGCCTACGTGTCGAAGTTCGGCTTCAAGGGCCCCGACCAGCAGAAGAAGGCCGGCGTGCTCTCGGGCGGTGAGCGCAACCGCCTGAACCTCGCGCTCACCCTCAAGGAGGGCGGCAACCTGCTGCTGCTCGACGAGCCCACCAACGACCTCGACGTCGAGACGCTGCAGTCGCTCGAGAACGCGCTGCTCGAGTTCCCCGGCTGCGCGGTCGTCATCACCCACGACCGGTGGTTCCTCGACCGGATCGCGACCCACATCCTCGCCTACGAGGGCACCGAGGAGAACCCGTCGGAGTGGTACTGGTTCGAGGGCAACTTCGAGGCCTACGAGCAGAACAAGATCGAGCGCCTCGGCCCCGAGGCGGCGAAGCCGCACCGCTCGGTCTACCGCAAGCTCACCCGCGACTGA
- a CDS encoding DUF6993 domain-containing protein, producing the protein MTRPRRALACAAAALAAAVLLAGCTTPEPEPTPSETPTASATPTPTPTPTSGPELDGTAADNQEYFDTINRELIDSGVALGGAAFIDNLVAHGFPREAMEVTPDTTAIGVAADNIVFSIRFADSCLLGQWGNIGYTSLVTELPANGRCIIGTARPA; encoded by the coding sequence ATGACCCGACCGCGTCGTGCACTCGCGTGCGCGGCCGCCGCGCTCGCGGCCGCCGTGCTGCTCGCGGGCTGCACCACCCCGGAGCCGGAGCCCACGCCGTCCGAGACGCCCACGGCATCCGCGACGCCCACCCCGACGCCCACCCCGACCTCGGGGCCGGAGCTCGACGGCACCGCCGCCGACAACCAGGAATACTTCGACACCATCAACCGCGAGCTCATCGACTCGGGTGTGGCGCTCGGCGGGGCGGCGTTCATCGACAACCTCGTCGCCCACGGCTTCCCCCGTGAGGCGATGGAGGTGACGCCCGACACCACCGCGATCGGCGTCGCGGCCGACAACATCGTGTTCTCGATCCGCTTCGCCGACAGCTGCCTGCTCGGGCAGTGGGGCAACATCGGCTACACGAGCCTCGTGACCGAGCTCCCGGCGAACGGCCGCTGCATCATCGGCACCGCCCGACCCGCGTAG
- a CDS encoding single-stranded DNA-binding protein, protein MTEIVTVVGVVATEPKHTVSAEGLDVLQFRLAANHRRFDKATGGWIDAETNWFRIVAFRQLAANAGASFAKGQRIFVTGRLRVRDWNDGDKNGREVEIVADALGHDLTWGTSQFTRVSRGGAAATPSASEADAPEEFPAEAQVAEVLPF, encoded by the coding sequence ATGACCGAGATCGTCACCGTCGTGGGCGTCGTCGCCACCGAGCCCAAGCACACCGTCTCCGCCGAGGGGCTCGACGTGCTCCAGTTCCGGCTCGCCGCCAACCACCGCCGCTTCGACAAGGCCACGGGCGGCTGGATCGACGCCGAGACCAACTGGTTCCGCATCGTCGCATTCCGGCAACTCGCCGCGAATGCCGGCGCCTCGTTCGCGAAGGGGCAGCGCATCTTCGTCACGGGGCGGCTGCGGGTGCGCGACTGGAACGACGGCGACAAGAACGGCCGCGAGGTCGAGATCGTCGCCGACGCCCTCGGGCACGACCTGACGTGGGGCACCTCGCAGTTCACGCGCGTCTCGCGCGGGGGCGCGGCGGCGACCCCGTCGGCGTCCGAGGCGGATGCGCCCGAGGAGTTCCCGGCGGAGGCTCAGGTCGCCGAGGTGCTGCCGTTCTAG
- a CDS encoding methyltransferase: MSESTTVEQRWVAFGPAGAVGTIHRTGETFQVKLVDDADYRGSYPSLDVAKSALHAALTPGSEWPDFREH, from the coding sequence ATGAGCGAGAGCACCACCGTCGAGCAGCGCTGGGTGGCCTTCGGGCCCGCCGGCGCCGTGGGCACCATCCACCGCACGGGCGAGACCTTCCAGGTCAAGCTCGTCGACGACGCCGACTACCGGGGCAGCTACCCCAGCCTCGACGTCGCCAAGAGCGCCCTGCATGCGGCGCTCACCCCCGGCTCGGAGTGGCCGGACTTCCGGGAACACTGA
- the msrA gene encoding peptide-methionine (S)-S-oxide reductase MsrA, whose translation MRTFVLAGGCFWCLDAVYRTLEGVTDVVSGYTGGNVPNPSYELVCTGSTGHAEAVAVTFDEEVIPSSVILDVFFSLHDPRQLNRQGADIGTQYRSAMFYADDDQKLEFEQARDRAADAWGDGIVTTITRLGEFYRAEEYHQDFFAKNPGQGYCMAVALPKVSKIRKSYAQYVKAV comes from the coding sequence ATGCGCACTTTCGTTCTCGCCGGCGGCTGCTTCTGGTGTCTCGACGCGGTGTACCGCACGCTCGAGGGCGTGACGGACGTCGTGTCCGGCTACACCGGCGGCAACGTGCCGAACCCGAGCTACGAGCTCGTCTGCACGGGCAGCACCGGCCACGCGGAGGCGGTCGCCGTGACGTTCGACGAGGAGGTCATCCCCTCGAGCGTCATCCTCGACGTGTTCTTCAGCCTGCACGACCCGCGTCAGCTCAACCGCCAGGGCGCCGACATCGGAACCCAGTACCGTTCGGCGATGTTCTACGCCGACGACGACCAGAAGCTCGAGTTCGAGCAGGCCCGCGACCGCGCGGCAGACGCGTGGGGCGACGGCATCGTCACCACGATCACCAGGCTCGGCGAGTTCTACCGGGCGGAGGAGTACCACCAGGACTTCTTCGCCAAGAACCCCGGCCAGGGCTACTGCATGGCGGTCGCGCTGCCCAAGGTCAGCAAGATCCGCAAGAGCTACGCGCAGTACGTGAAGGCGGTGTAG
- a CDS encoding aldo/keto reductase yields the protein MPYSAADDRYEKLDYARVGRSGLKLPRISLGLWNNFGHDRAFTTQRDIVLRAFDLGVTHFDLANNYGPPGGAAEENFGRLLASELRPYRDELVVSSKAGYDMWPGPYGDFGSRKYLLSSLDASLGRLGLDYVDIFYHHRPDPETPVEESMGALAHAVRSGKALYAGISNYGPDDTRRAYEALAAEGVPLLIHQPSYSMFNRLPEQGLLEVVEELGIGSIVFSPLAQGLLTARYLDGIPADSRVAEGRWMNADTISEEYLERARGLNAIAEARGQSLAQLALLWVLRQGAVTSALIGASSVRQLEDNLAALDGAPLTAEEIAAIEPFAVHGTGRR from the coding sequence ATGCCGTACAGCGCCGCCGACGACCGCTACGAGAAGCTCGACTACGCCCGGGTGGGCCGCTCGGGGCTGAAGCTCCCCCGCATCTCGCTGGGCCTCTGGAACAACTTCGGCCACGACCGGGCGTTCACCACCCAGCGCGACATCGTGCTGCGCGCCTTCGACCTGGGCGTCACCCACTTCGACCTCGCCAACAACTACGGCCCTCCCGGCGGCGCCGCGGAGGAGAACTTCGGCCGGCTGCTGGCATCCGAGCTCCGGCCGTACCGCGACGAGCTCGTCGTGTCGTCGAAGGCGGGCTACGACATGTGGCCGGGGCCGTACGGCGACTTCGGGTCGCGCAAGTACCTGCTGAGCTCGCTCGACGCCTCGCTCGGCCGGCTCGGCCTCGACTACGTCGACATCTTCTACCACCACCGCCCCGACCCCGAGACCCCCGTCGAGGAGTCGATGGGCGCGCTCGCCCACGCGGTGCGCTCGGGCAAGGCGCTCTACGCGGGCATCTCGAACTACGGCCCGGATGACACCCGCCGCGCCTACGAGGCGCTCGCCGCCGAGGGGGTACCGCTGCTCATCCACCAGCCCTCCTACTCGATGTTCAACCGACTCCCCGAGCAGGGGCTGCTCGAAGTGGTCGAGGAGCTCGGCATCGGCTCGATCGTCTTCTCGCCCCTCGCGCAGGGCCTGCTCACGGCGCGCTACCTCGACGGCATCCCGGCGGATTCGCGGGTCGCCGAGGGGCGCTGGATGAACGCCGACACCATCAGCGAGGAGTACCTCGAGCGCGCACGCGGCCTGAACGCGATCGCCGAGGCGCGCGGCCAGTCGCTCGCCCAGCTCGCGCTGCTGTGGGTGCTGCGGCAGGGCGCCGTCACGAGCGCCCTCATCGGCGCCTCGAGCGTGCGCCAGCTGGAGGACAACCTGGCGGCCCTCGACGGCGCCCCGCTCACCGCCGAGGAGATCGCGGCGATCGAGCCGTTCGCGGTGCACGGCACGGGTCGCCGCTGA
- a CDS encoding ABC transporter ATP-binding protein, whose protein sequence is MTVVLRGEGLERVFRTPAGEVRAVDGVGLEVSAGELVVLQGRSGAGKTTLLTLLGGLDRPTAGRVELDGRDLATLGDAELRELRSTRVASVFQTFGLLPVLSAAENVEVPLRILRVPRAEREERVAAALAAVGLTEHSAQRPGELSGGQQQRVGLARAIVARPALLLADEPTGQLDSETGAAIMTLIGELVRDTGMAALVATHDSALAERADRVLQLHDGRLTD, encoded by the coding sequence ATGACCGTGGTGCTGCGCGGCGAGGGACTCGAGCGGGTGTTCCGCACCCCGGCGGGCGAGGTGCGCGCCGTCGACGGGGTGGGCCTCGAGGTGTCGGCGGGCGAGCTCGTCGTGCTGCAGGGGCGCTCCGGCGCCGGCAAGACCACCCTGCTGACGCTGCTCGGCGGCCTCGACCGGCCCACCGCCGGGCGCGTCGAGCTCGACGGCCGCGACCTCGCGACGCTCGGGGATGCCGAACTGCGGGAGCTGCGCTCGACGCGCGTCGCCTCCGTCTTCCAGACCTTCGGGCTGCTGCCCGTGCTCTCGGCCGCCGAGAACGTCGAGGTGCCGCTGCGGATCCTGCGGGTGCCGCGCGCCGAGCGCGAGGAGCGGGTGGCCGCGGCGCTCGCGGCCGTGGGTCTCACCGAGCACTCCGCCCAGCGGCCCGGCGAGCTCTCGGGCGGTCAGCAGCAGCGGGTGGGCCTCGCGCGCGCCATCGTGGCGCGGCCGGCGCTGCTGCTCGCCGACGAACCGACCGGCCAGCTCGACTCGGAGACGGGGGCGGCGATCATGACGCTCATCGGCGAACTCGTGCGCGACACCGGCATGGCGGCGCTCGTCGCCACCCACGATTCGGCGCTCGCGGAACGGGCGGATCGCGTGCTGCAGCTGCACGACGGCCGCCTCACCGACTGA
- a CDS encoding ABC transporter ATP-binding protein: protein MTALAEPDILCSELVRIFTAQGVEVQALQGLDLRVERGELVALVGASGSGKSTLLGILAGLDTPTAGVAQVAGHDLTTMGRRERIAYRRRSVGFIWQQTSRNLVGYLTAAENIALAHLVAGVVPRRERASRAAGLLELLGIGELADRRPAELSGGQQQRVALAVALANGPRVLLADEPTGELDETSSAQVLEAMETVGREHGLTTLVVTHDGAVAEHVDRTIRIRDGRTSTEVLRSTRTDAEGARVRVAEEFAVLDRAGRLQLPAEFTGALGLRDRVRLSLEPDHIQVRQGRSHGQGGQGERQDGEDAR from the coding sequence ATGACCGCGCTCGCCGAACCGGACATCCTGTGCTCGGAGCTCGTGCGCATCTTCACGGCGCAGGGCGTCGAGGTGCAGGCCCTCCAGGGGCTCGACCTGCGCGTCGAGCGCGGCGAGCTCGTCGCGCTCGTGGGCGCGTCGGGCTCCGGCAAGTCGACGCTGCTCGGCATCCTCGCGGGCCTCGACACCCCCACGGCGGGCGTCGCCCAGGTGGCGGGGCACGACCTCACCACGATGGGCCGCCGGGAGCGGATCGCGTACCGCCGTCGCAGTGTCGGCTTCATCTGGCAGCAGACGAGTCGCAACCTCGTCGGCTACCTCACGGCCGCCGAGAACATCGCCCTCGCCCACCTCGTCGCGGGGGTCGTGCCGCGGCGCGAGCGCGCCTCGCGCGCCGCCGGACTGCTCGAGCTGCTCGGGATCGGCGAGCTCGCGGACCGTCGCCCCGCCGAGCTCTCCGGCGGTCAGCAGCAGCGCGTCGCGCTCGCCGTCGCCCTCGCCAACGGCCCGCGCGTGCTGCTCGCCGACGAGCCCACGGGCGAGCTCGACGAGACCTCGAGCGCGCAGGTACTCGAGGCGATGGAGACGGTGGGGCGCGAGCACGGGCTCACGACGCTCGTGGTGACCCACGACGGTGCGGTCGCCGAGCACGTCGACCGCACCATCCGCATCCGCGACGGCCGCACCTCGACCGAGGTGCTGCGCAGCACCCGCACCGACGCCGAGGGCGCGCGGGTGCGGGTGGCCGAGGAGTTCGCGGTGCTCGACCGGGCCGGTCGTCTGCAGCTGCCCGCCGAGTTCACCGGCGCGCTCGGCCTGCGCGATCGCGTACGGCTGAGCCTCGAACCCGACCACATCCAGGTGCGGCAGGGCCGCAGCCACGGGCAGGGCGGGCAGGGCGAGCGTCAGGACGGGGAGGACGCGCGATGA